Below is a window of Nitrospiraceae bacterium DNA.
TCATTAACAAGCGGCTGCCAAACTGAATCGCCAGAATTGGCATGGGTATAAGCACTGTTGGCTGCGAGCTCAAAGGGCATATTGTCGAATAGGAAGGCATTTTGTTTATATAACGCCCCAATAAAACCAGCCAGCCCCCCACCCAACGAATGACCGATCAAGGTCGCCAATCCCGCCGTGCTCGGATTACCATTTGCCGTTCCGGTCACCGCCTGAAAGAATTCGGCCGCCAGCTTTGCTTGTTCAGTAATGGGCGCCCCAGCACCGGTGCCATAGCCATTCCAAAGGTCACTCCCTCCTTCCGGATCATCTGTCCAAGGTATACTGAAATTGTTATCGGTTCCCCGGTACGAGATGATGGTGTCCCCATTCCACTGATACGCCACCGCGTAGAAGCCGGCGGCTTGGGCTGCATTGGAAAGTTGAGCATCCTCAAGATTATAGGAAACTGTTGCGGTTCCGATCTGGACACTTCCATCGGATGCCTCTGACAAACCTGCAATTCCCGTATTATACCCACGGTTATAGGAATCCATGGATAAAATCGCATACATGAGTTCTTGTGAAATGCTCATTTCACTTTCTCCTTTTTACCTTTAACTCATTTCTGAGACGTATCTTTCAATGACTTTTCATAATAAACTTGGTGATGCCAATAGTCTCGTAACCTCGTGGACTGTTATTAGGCACATGAAAAGGAGGAGGATCTCGTCGATCCGTTCCTTGTGCCAGCCACCATCCCAACACCTGCTCAATCTTTCCCTCGGTCACCGGCTCGTCGGTAATTTCCAAGGTGATGCGTTTAAGCTCAATGCCTGGCCCAAACGTGGCCGCCAAGTTATCCGGATCCACCACCTTGACCGTCGTCGGATCGGTGAGATCCGTGAAGGTCACCAAGAGGGGATACCGATCAAGAGGAATGGTCAACGTTTGTCCCTTTGCGGCTTGGACTAATGAAAATTCCTGTGGGCCACGCGCCCACCCCTTTTGGCCGGTCATCATCTGCGTGGCCACATCAGCAGCATACGATGAATGTCCTGCAACGCTTATTAATCCAAAGAGTACTCCGCGTCCTGGAATCTCCACATAGGGAGCTTCCCCGCGTATCCCTCCAAGCCACTCTGGCCCATTCGCTGCGCCGATCGGATCATTTTTGCGCCAACTCACCTTCATCACACTGGCACCCGTCAAGACCTGGCCATCGACTTCCACTTCAATGGTCATCTTCTGATGCCAGGTGTAGGGAAACCAAAAATGTTGACAATAGGCCACCGACACCCCCACCAACACCAATACACCAATAAGAACTGCTTTTTTCATGCCTTGTGGCTCCATCCTGGAAATTGATTTATAGATGCCCGCGTCCTTGCAGGGTCCAGTCCGTATCCTTTGCTCTACTATCAAGCCCCTGTCGTTTGGCCCTGGCGAGTCGTTGCTTCGCTTGCTTTGGCGGCATTTTTAGGGCCCGCTTCCATTGGTCGCAACGCAAACCGCTTATATGTCTTGTCTTTGAACACCGACTCTTCGAGTTTCTTCACTAAGGCCTGGGCCACGTCCTTGGGGGCCAGCACGGCGAGTAGCCAGGGAATCTTCCCGCTCTTCCATTCATGTGGAGCCAAGCGAAAGGGGATATTGGCTTGTTGTTGCGCTTCCAATTTTTTGTCTACCTCGTCGGAGACATGCGCCCACAGAGCCATACCCAACGGGATAGTCAATCCGTTTTGATCTTTCAATTTGCCTCTCACGGTCGTCACCTGATTGGTGGCCAACGCCGGAATGACCAGCCATTCCAAATCCGCGAGGCTCATGTGCTTATACACGGGCGAAAAACTCAACAGCGCCACGATCTCTCCAAAGGTGGCTGTGGCAACCCGAGCTTTTTGACCGGCTTCCGGCGTGTTGGACGTTTGACCACCATCCCCGTTGGACTGGTCCGTATGATCTTGCACGCCGTTCACGCTGTCTTGTGGCGTATCCACGTGGTCAGAGTTTGGCAATGAAGATGGAACGTGGGATTTCGAGAGTATCTGATCCATGCGTCGAGTCTCCTCTTTTTCTCAAACACGATTTCGATGTGTGGAACGCTGTCTACGCTTGGCACCGAACAGGTCCTAAGTTGTTTCCGGAAAATCTTGCGTCCCCTCTTTCCTCACGAGTGGGGAACTGTACCAAAGTCCATAAAAAAATATACCTGTCCCTAGGACAGGGAGGGGATCTACGTAGTGTCGTTTCCGGCCCTTCCACCCGGCTATAGCCCCCGGAACCTCCTTCCTCCACCATGTCAGAGAGCTCCCTCGTGTCATTCAAGCATACGAACCTAATAGTCCCTCTCTCCGGGAGACCTCAAGATGGGTTCGCCCCCCTTTGGGATGTCGGAGCCCGGCCGCGTGTCGGGAATCTTGCCACGTGTGTCCGATGAGGGGGCCGGCTGCCAGCGAGATATCAATCTTGCTTCCTATAAACTCTCTCGTGATGAAATCTGCAATTTATGAAAAATATTTGAAAGGTGAAATTTGACCGTACGGAGAGAAATGTGAAGGGTATGGGCGACCTCTTTATTGGTTTTGCCGGTTCGGATTTCCGCTACAATTTGCCGTTCCCTCTGGGTTAGATGTCGTAGGTTCGCTTCTTGGTATCCTTGGCTGTTTTCTTCGAGCCTCAGCAGTTTGCCCGGCGGCCGCTCAAGCCGGGTCACCAGACGATCAGTGACAAGGCCCATCACTACATTCATAATTGGAAAGAAACGGATACAGGTTTGGAACGTTCCAGCGTGCGTCTTCCAGATCCATTCAGTTTCAGTCGGTTGGGCAGACGCCCATGTCCGGTTGATGGCTGAGAGGACGGCTTGAGCTTCCGGTTGGCCCAGGACTTCCTGAATGGTTTTGCCAATAAGGGCCTTCCCTCCCAAGAAATGGCCATGGACCGGATTGGGGTATTGGCAATCCCGATAGATACCCTCCCGGTCCCAAATAAATATTTTATGGGCTGAGATTCCCCATCCCTGTCCCCAGATTCGTGAACTATCCGGTTCCACAATGGTTCTTGCGCACGTAGCGGGCCGCACCCGTACCATGTCCGCACTCCTTTCTTGATGACCGGCCCCGACCTCGTTCGATCCCGGTGCCTGGCTTCTCAGCAGCACATTAACTCACATTCGTTGAAATACATCAATAGAATTGATGTTCAACCGTTCGCGTTTTCCTATCGAGTGTAAATGGACCACAATGACGCACCGATTGATTTTTTGATCCAGGAATCTTGAGGCCAACAGATTCATTGGTAACATCCCCCAAATGAGGGGGAAAATCGTTTGAGCATCAAGATCGTGGTAATGGGGGCTAATATTGCTTTGAATTCTTTCAACGAACCCTGTAAGTTTCACTCAATCAAGAATGGCCTTATCAATGATTTTTTGAGGTGCGTCTCCCTATGATTGAAGGTTCTCGCGCAGAGATTCGTGCTTTTCCACTTCTGATGTTACTCATTACCAGTATGTTAAGTTGGTTTTTTCCGGATCAACCCAGCTGGGGAGCCACCCTTGGCCGAGAATCAGAGCCTCCCCTTCCAATATTACGGTTGAGTTTACGAGATGCCATGGCTGCCTCGGTAGAACAAAATCCCACGATTCAGTTATTTCGGGAACGTATCACTCAAGCTCAGGATGTGGCGGACGCGCAGCTCGGCGCATTACTTCCCAATTTGTCCGGGCGCATGAGTGGGGCCCGGCGGCGGCTGTTTTTCGGATCTTTTGGCCGGGATCCGGTAGTGGCGGATCCTGACCGATTGTATGAAGCCCGGGCCCTGCTGACGCAAAATTTGTTCAGCCTCAGTTTACTTCACAAATGGCGAGCGGCTCGGGCTGGAGTCGATGTGGCTGGCATGAATGCCGAGGCGACCCGCTTGGAAACCATGGCCACCGTCGGCCTTATCTACATGGAGGTATTGCGGGCTCAAGCCACGGTTAATGCCCGTCTGGCCGACGTGACTCTCAATCAGGAACTTCTTCGACTCACCACTCAACGTCAGGTAGCTGGCATGGCTACGCGCCTAGATGTCAACCGCGCCCATGTGCGATTCAAAAATGAACGGCAACGCTGGCTGGTGGCGCGAAATGATTGGACTCGCGCAAAACTTAATCTTATTCGGGGGATCGGTCTTTCATTTGACATCGATCTGGTATTGACCGATGAAATGGTACTGACCTCAGTCCCGGAGCAATCCCTCCAGGAAGCCTTACATGTGGCACAGACCCAACGGGTAGAGTTGCAACGACAAAAACACAAGGAACGCCTAGCGGCCCTCACCTTACACTCCGTTACCAGTGAGCGCATTCCCTCTTTGCAAGCTTCGGGAGATGTCGGGCTGATTGGCAATGAAGTCTCAAAAATGTTGACGAATGATAATATTCAACTGCTGTTGACCATTCCGATTTTTGACGGCGGCCAACGGGAAGGGCGAATCTCGGAAAGTCGAAGCTTGGTCCGGCAAGAACGTATTACAACTCTCGATGTGACGTATCAAATCTCCTTGGAAGTCCGGGATGCTTTTTCGTCCTTGCATTCCGCCCGGGAACAGGTTACCGAGGCCGAAGAAGGGTTGGCCTTGTCCTTACAAGAAGTAGAGTTGGCCAGGCGGCGCTTTGCCGCAGGAGCGGCCACCAATATCGAAGTGACCGATGCACAAACCGCAGTCGCAAAAGCTCGAGACAATGTGATTGAGGCTCTGTTCCAGTTCAATGTTGCCCGGATTAATCTAGCCTATGCCCAAGGCCGCCTGGCAGAATTATAATCTTTTTAGACAAAATGGCGCTCTTTTCCCTTTCCCTCGATCTGCTCCACATTGACGAGATGTTCCCGGACCCTATCGGGATCGACCCGATTTCATTCGGACCAGCGCTTCTCACGGCACCTGTGGAGGCCAAGCCAGCCGTTGAAGGCCCAGCCATAGATTTTGGGCGGTTTTGCGTCCATCAGGATTTTGGCTTCTTCGTGAGCCCTTCAGGCCAAGGCCACAGCATTAATCATTTGGCCTGCTCGTGGCCACTCTTCTGATGATATCCACTGTTCCCTAGCCTGGATAAATCCAAGGGTGTCCACTCCCCATCGATTTCGTGGGGACGGCCAAACTGGAGCATGCCTTGGCTCAGAGCGTAATGAGAAGTCTGAAACAGTTCATTTCCACCCTGAACCGTGACGGTGTCGTCTTGCACGGTTTCCCCTCAAACTCTATTTGATCGATAAAAGAATAAATCAAAATGGGATTAAGAAACCTCATTCTGCATTTATTTCACTCCAAGTGTTCATTGTAATCTCCTAATCAAACTTGGGTTTGTTTGTGCTATCAGCGAAGATTTTTACATCCGGAAAACCAACCTGCCGGCAACATGCCTCAAAGATTTTCCCACAACCCCTTTCTCTGTGCTGTATCTCCTTTAACGGGAGGAGTAGTAGCGTTATATCCTTTGAGTTCCTAAAGTGTCCGGGTGGTTTGGTCAGAACCACTCCCATTATGAAATAGGATTTTCCTAGCAAGGGAGCCCTTGAAGCTTCCAAATCTTCAGGCCGTCATCGGGCCGCACCCATCCGGTC
It encodes the following:
- a CDS encoding toxin-activating lysine-acyltransferase, whose protein sequence is MDQILSKSHVPSSLPNSDHVDTPQDSVNGVQDHTDQSNGDGGQTSNTPEAGQKARVATATFGEIVALLSFSPVYKHMSLADLEWLVIPALATNQVTTVRGKLKDQNGLTIPLGMALWAHVSDEVDKKLEAQQQANIPFRLAPHEWKSGKIPWLLAVLAPKDVAQALVKKLEESVFKDKTYKRFALRPMEAGPKNAAKASEATTRQGQTTGA
- a CDS encoding TolC family protein; protein product: MIEGSRAEIRAFPLLMLLITSMLSWFFPDQPSWGATLGRESEPPLPILRLSLRDAMAASVEQNPTIQLFRERITQAQDVADAQLGALLPNLSGRMSGARRRLFFGSFGRDPVVADPDRLYEARALLTQNLFSLSLLHKWRAARAGVDVAGMNAEATRLETMATVGLIYMEVLRAQATVNARLADVTLNQELLRLTTQRQVAGMATRLDVNRAHVRFKNERQRWLVARNDWTRAKLNLIRGIGLSFDIDLVLTDEMVLTSVPEQSLQEALHVAQTQRVELQRQKHKERLAALTLHSVTSERIPSLQASGDVGLIGNEVSKMLTNDNIQLLLTIPIFDGGQREGRISESRSLVRQERITTLDVTYQISLEVRDAFSSLHSAREQVTEAEEGLALSLQEVELARRRFAAGAATNIEVTDAQTAVAKARDNVIEALFQFNVARINLAYAQGRLAEL
- a CDS encoding response regulator transcription factor — encoded protein: MVRVRPATCARTIVEPDSSRIWGQGWGISAHKIFIWDREGIYRDCQYPNPVHGHFLGGKALIGKTIQEVLGQPEAQAVLSAINRTWASAQPTETEWIWKTHAGTFQTCIRFFPIMNVVMGLVTDRLVTRLERPPGKLLRLEENSQGYQEANLRHLTQRERQIVAEIRTGKTNKEVAHTLHISLRTVKFHLSNIFHKLQISSRESL